The DNA region TTGAGGCGACGCACGATCGCGCCCTCGTGCTCCTCGACGAACTCGCCGGTGGCACCGACCCCCGCGAGGGCGAGGCCCTCGCCGCCGGCGTTCTCGATTCGCTCTGCGCCCGCGGCGGCGCCGTGGTCGCGACGACGCACTACGAAGGTCTCAAGATGCTCGCGTCCGGCGACGGGCGCTTCGAGAACGCGTCTGTCGGCTTTGATCTGTCCACGATGTCGCCGACCTTCCAGGTCACGCTCGGGGTTCCCGGTAGCTCCAGCGCCCTCGCCGTCGCGAGACGTTTCGGGATGCCCAGCCTGGTCGTCGAACGCGCCGAGCGCTTCCTCTCTCGCGAAGACAAGACCTTCGACGAGGTCGTGAGGCGCCTCGAGATCGAGCGCCGCGGCCTCGAGCTGGCTCGCGCCGACGCCGAGCGCAAGGCCGAGGAGGCTGTCGCCGCCAAGCGCGCCCTCGACGAAGAGATCGAGGCCGTGCGGCGCGGCGACAGTCAGCTGCTCTCAAGGGAGACCGAGAACCTCGTGGCAAACGTTCGCCGCGCGAAAGAAGAGCTCCGTGCAGTCCACGAGAAGCTGCGTGCAAGGAAGCTCGACCCCACCGCCGTGAAGGAGGCCGGTCGCACCCTCGATCGGATCGCGAGCCAGGTCGCCGTCGGGGGCCCGCTCGAGCCGCCTCGTGAAGAGCGGGACGCCCGACGAGAGCCGGTGGTCCGCGGCACGCTGAAGAAGGGGATGACGGTCTACGTGCCTCGGCTCCGATTCGAAGCAGAGGTCGTCGAGGTCCTCGCCGACGGCAGCGTTCGCGTCGCCGCGGGACCGCTCAAACTCCTCGTTACGGAGGCCGAACTTCGCTCGGCCCCGGATCGACGCGCGGCACGAGCCGCGACGCAAAAGAACGACGCGAGCCGGAGCGAGGCGAAGTCTCGAGCCCCCCTCGAGGTGGCCGTCCAAACGAGCGACAACACAGTCGACGTGCGCGGCATGCGGACCAGCGATGGCGTCTCCATGGCCATGCAGTTCCTCGATCGATCGCTCAACGAGGACCGCGGGGTCGTCTTCGTCATTCACGGCCACGGGACCGGGGCCCTTCGCGACGCGTTTCGGCAGGAGGTCAAGGGCCACCCCATCGTCCTCTTTTCGCGACCCGGCACACGGGACGAAGGCGGCGACGGGGTGACGGTGGTCTGGTTGGGATGAGCCCTGCCTCGTCGTAACGCAGCGTGCCTTTCGCTACGCTGCTCGCATGAGTGCTGCCGCAACCAAGGAGCTCTTTCAGGCCGTCAGCGACTACCCCTTCTACGGCTGGAAGGACGACGCCGCAAAGGCCGAGCGGTGCCTCGCGCGCATGAAGGAAGCGCTCACCGCTGGCGCCAACTGGAAGGCCCTCCTAGGCCCAGGGCAGCGAGACGCCGCCTTCAGCGCCGCCACGTCGGGTGACGAGCGCCCGCTCGCGTTGCTCTTCGAAGCTGGCGTGCCGTGGGATCACAAGCTGGCGAATGAGGGCACGCTCTTGCATCGCGCCGCGAGCTTCGGTCGCGTCGCCATCGTGAAGCTCCTCGTCGCCAAGGGCATCCCCGTCGACGCGAAGACCCAAAGTGGCCGCACGCCGCTCGACGAAGCGCGGGCGTGGAAACATGGCAAAGACGCCGTACCGCTCCTGACACGCCTCACGAAGGCCGCCGCCAAGCAGTCCAAGGGCAAGCCGCTGCTAGCGGCCGCCGGTGATCTCGACAAGAAGGCGTTCCTGCTCGCGCGAAAGCGGCTCCTGGCTGCTCGTGCGTTCTCGCCGAGCGTCGACCGCGCGCTGGCGCGTGCCGCGAGCGCCTTCTTTGCAGCGACGAGCAGCGGCACAACCGAGGCGTTGCTCCTCGAACTCGCCGGCCAAGAGCAAGACGATGTGCTCGCCGCCGGCCTCCGCGTCGCCGCCGCCGCCACCACGCGCAGGCCCGTCAAGATGTCCCACGCCGCGGGCGACGCCTACCTGGTGCACGTCGGCGATCTCGTCGTCGACGGTTCGTGTGACGCGCGCGTCCTCGTCGTCACCGGGGATCTCACGGTAAAAGGACGGCTCACCAACTTCGAGGGGCGCGTCATCTGCGTGGGCGGCAACGTAAAAGCGAAGGCCATCTTCACGGAGGGCCCCTTCGTCGTCCGTGGCGACGTCAAGGCCACCGCGTGTTTCGTTGCATCCTACAACGACTATGCTGCAACCATCGGTGGCAAACTGGAGACCAAGATCGCGCTGGTGGACGACCACGTGACGACGGTCGGCAAATGGGCGGCGACGACGCGGTACCGGTCACGACGGGCGGTGACGCCCGCCGATCTCGCGAAGCTCAACGCGGCGCGCCGCTAGGCGACGGTGCGCACGCCGGGCCTCTTGCCGCTGCGCGCGTGCCCGCTCTGGCAACAACGGTCCGCCCGTTACGGCACGTCGCATACGCGTCCCGCAGCGACCGGCGGCAAGCACGCCGGGGCCGTGACGGTGCTGAGCGAGACGTAGGCCCCGGGCGATGCGTCGACGCCAACGGTGACATGGCAGCAACTCGTACCGGGCACACCGGAGCAGTCGCTGTTGCGGCTGCAGACCACGGTGTCGACCCCGGCGCAGTTGACGGCGCAATATGTCCGCACGCCAGCGCTGGTGTCGCCCTCGCAACACTTGGAGCCGGAAGGACAGTCCTCGGCCCCCTCGCACGCGACATGCAAACCACACGCAGCGCCGCCATCGGAGACGCAGCGCGACGGCAGACCAACGCAGCACGCCTCCGTTCCCGCGACGCAGTCGCGAAGACCGGCATCCTTGAAGTAGTCCTCGTCGTGACGGCAATAAATCGCGCCGGGCGTCTTCGGTAGGCGTACGAATCCCGAGTCGAGGAGCACTCCCGCATCGGTGAGTTCGGACGGGCCCGCGTCGGCTACGTCTGCTGCGCTGGCGTCACCCGCGCTCGAAGCGTCGCCTAGGCCTGCGGCGTCATGCGACCCATCGAGCAGAGGTGCCAAGCCGCCGTCCGTCGCAAGCGAGCTGTCGACGCCGGCGTCATCCATCGCGGTGCTGCCGGCCGACTCGGAGCAGGCCCAAGCGCCGCTCAGCGAGACGACGGCAACCAAAACCAGAAGGCCCGCGCGCTGCGTGGGACGCTCCCCGATCACATCAAACACTGATGGCGCCCTTCCGGAAGTCACTCGACGCGATCTTCACGTTCACGCAAGCGGGCTTCTTCGCGGCGAAGGCGGCGTCGAGCGCGGGCCCGAGCTCCTCCACGCGCTCGACCCAAAAGCCCACGCCGCCACACGCCTCGACGACCTTCTCGTAGCGCGTGTAGTCAAGCGCCGTCGCCGGCGCGCGGGCATCACCGTAGAGCTCGACCTGCCCGCGCCGGATCTGCGTCCAGCCGGCGTCGTTGCCGATGATGGCGACGACGGGGATGTCCTGGCGGCACATGGCCTCGAACTCCATCGCGTGGAGGCCGAAGCTGCCGTCGCCGTAGACCATGACGACGCGCGCGGCGGGCCGCGCGAGCTTCGCGGCCATGGCATACCCAGGCCCGACGCCGAGCGTGCCCAGCGGGCCCGGGTCCATCCAGAGCTGCGGCCACTCGAGCTTGAGGACGTAAGCCGCCGTTGCGACGAAGTCACCGCCGTCGCCGACGACGATGTCGTTGGGCCCGAGGCGCTTGCCAAGCTCAGCGCACACGCGCAGCGGGTTCGGCGGTGAGGCTTCGCTCGCCATCTCGACCGCCATCTTCGCGCGTCGCTTGTCCTCGTCGGCGCGCACCGCCGCGATCCACGCCGGCGCCTGGAGCTGCGGCACACGCGCAAAGAGCGCCTCGAGCGCGAGGCCCGTGTCCGCTTCCACCGCCACGTCGACGCGGCGATTGCGCCCGAGCTCAGCACCATCGAGGTCGACCTGGATGAGCTTCGCTCCCTCCGCCCAGGTGGGGCTGCGGCCATAGTCGACGCGAAAGTCGAAGGGCGTGCCCATCACGAGAACGACGTCCGCCTGCGACAGCGCGAAGCGCCGCGAGCGGGAGAACAAGTGCGCGTGCGCCGCCGGCAAGGCGCCCCGCGCCATGCCGTTTAGAAAGAACGCTGCGTCCCATGCGTCGGCCACCTTGCGTAGGACATCCTTGTTGGCCGACCACTTGAGCTGCGAGCCAACGAGCACCGCGGGCCGCTCCGCCTTCGCGAGGAGCGCCGCCGCGCTCTCGATGGCGCCTTCGTCGGGGCCCGGCCGGGGTGGCGTCGCGAAGGGCGCCGTCGCGGGAGCGTCGGCGTCGTCGTGGTAGTTCATCAAGAGGTCGAGCGGCATCTCGAGAAACACGGGGCCGGGCACGTTCGACTGCGCCACGCGAAAGGCCGCGTCGATGTACTCGACGATGCGGCGCGTCTCGGGCACCTGCACGCTCCACTTCGTGATGGAACGCATGAGCGCGACGTGGTCCATGTCCTGCAGCGAGCCCATGTCGCAGAGGGCCTTGGGCCCGGCGCCGCCGATGACGATCATGGGTATGCCTGCGCGCTGCGCGTTCGCGACGGCGGTGACGACGTCCGTGACGCCGGGCCCTGCCGTCACGGCGCACACGCCAGGCCGGCCGGTGACGCGCGCCATGCCGTCGGCGGCGTGCCCCGCCGTCTGCTCGTGACGCACGTCGACGACGCGAATCTCTTCGTCCAAACACCCGTCGTAGATGGCCTGAATGTGGCCGCCGCAGAGGGTAAAGAGGTGGGTGGTTCCGTGGCGTCGCAGCGCCTTGGCCACGAGCCTTCCGCCATGTACGAGAGCCATGGCGCACCGTACCACGGTGCGGTCGACGCCTACGTTGGCGCACGCCCAGCAGCCCGGGCCCCTTCCTTGCGGTGCCGAAGGGCCTTTGCGATACTTACGCGCTGCCGCTCGTGGATCGACGCGGCCCTTTTGGAGGTTTCTTTGAAGTCGCCCGACGCGCCTCAGGCGGGAGAAGTCCTGGCCGGCAAGTACCGTGTGGAGCGGTTCATCGCCGAAGGCGGCATGGGCGTCGTCCTCGAAGCCACCCACCTCCAGCTCGAGGAGCGCGTCGCCATCAAGCTCCTGCGGGGTGCAACGCAGAGCTCGCCGAATGGCGGCGAGGCGGTCACGCGCTTTTTGCGAGAGGCGCGCGCGGCCATCAAGATCCGCAGCGAGCACGTGGTGCGCGTCTACGACGTCGGCTCGCTCGACTCGGGCGCTCCCTACATCGTGATGGAATTTCTTGAGGGGCAAGATCTCGAGCAGCTGCTCGAAGCGCGCGGGCCCCTCCCCTTCCTTGAGGCGGTCGACCACGTCCTTCAGGCGTGCGACGCGCTCGCCGAAGCGCACACGCTTGGCATCGTCCACCGTGATCTCAAGCCGGCGAACCTCTTCCTGACCCATTCGGCCTCTGGGGTCCCCGTCGTCAAGGTGCTCGACTTTGGCATCTCCAAGCTCAGCGGTGGGCCCGCCGAGAGCATGAGCATGACGAGCACGCAGGCCGTCATGGGCTCGCCGCTCTACATGTCGCCGGAGCAGATGCGGGCGACGAAAGACGCCGACGCTCGCAGCGACATCTGGGCCGTCGGCGTCATCCTGTATGAGCTGCTCTGCGGACGGCCACCCTTCATTGGCGAGACCATGACGCAGGTCTGCGCGTCGATCATTCAAGACACGCCGCCGTCGATTGGGTCCGTGCGTCATGATGTTCCGCCGGAGCTCGAGGCCGTCATTTTTCGGTGCCTCGAGAAGAAGCCTGGCGATCGCGTCGCCAACGTCGCCGAGCTCGCCGCGTTGCTCGTCCCGTTCTCGTCCCCTTCGGGACAGGAATCCGCGCGGCGCATCGCCCGCTCGGCGTCGTTTGCGGCAGGACGAGCCTCCACGACGAGCGAGCGCGACGTGGTGGCCGCGGCGATGGCGGGCGCTTCGAACGCGCCGGCGCCTCCCGGCGCCTCGGCCACCGGTTCGGGCAAGGGCGCGCGAAGCGCCAGCCCCGTCAGCGCCACCGTTTCGTCGTGGGGCAACGAACAACCGAAGGCCAAGCGTTCGCCCACGGCGCTCCTGGTGGGTGGCGGCGCGGCGGCGCTCTTGCTCGTCGGCGGCGCGTTTGTGCTCTTGCGGGGAGCGCCGCGGGGCGCGGTGGCCCAGGACTCCGTCGCCGCGCGGGCCGCGCCTCCCGCATCGACGCAACCGGCGCCGCCGGCCACCGTCGCACCGACACCGGCGGCCGCACCCTCGGTCGCAGAACCTTCGTCGACAGCGCAAGCGGCCGCCACCGCCACGGCGCCCGCGCCGCTCGCAGCGAGCGCTGGAAAACCGATGTCCTCGCCTGAATCGGCTCGCCCCATAAGGCCCAAGCGCCCCGCCTCAGGCGCCGCGCCCGCCGCTCCTCAAACGCCGCAGAAAGCTTCCTGGGATGATCGCAAATAGATGGCTTCTTGGTCTCGGCGCGCTCGCGTGTCTTCTCGCTCCCCGGGTCGCCCTCGCCGGTGACGCCGCAGCCGCGGAAGCGCTCTTCAACGAAGCCAAGAAGCTCGCCGCGCAAGGCAACTACGCGTCGGCGTGCCCTCAGTTTGAGGAGAGTCAGCGGCAAGACCCGGGCATGGGAACGCTCTACAACCTCGGCGACTGTTACGAGAAGCTCGGACGCGTCGCCAGCGCGTGGGCTGCGTTCCTCGACGTCGCGGCTCAGGCGAAGGCCGCCGGCCAAGCCGCTCGCGAGAGCGACGCGCGCGCCCGCGCCGCCGCGCTCGAACCCAAGCTCTCGCGCCTGACGGTCGTCGTCGAGGGACCGCAAGCGTCCCTCGAAGGCCTCGCCGTGAAGCGGAGCTCGACGGTCGTCGGCAAGGCGCAGTGGGGCCTCGCGTTGCCCGTCGACCCGGGGGAGCACGCCGTCGAGGTGACGGCGCCAGGCAAGAAGCCCTGGTCGGGAAAGGTGCAGATTCCACCCAACGGCGGCGCGGCGCGCTTCAGCGTCCCGCAGCTCGAAGACCTGCCGGTGGCTGCCCCGTCACAGGTTGCTACGCCCAGCGCAGCGGCTGCATCTGAGGTGCCCGAAGGAAGTGAGCGCGGCGCAACTCAACGGACCGCGGGCTTGATTGTTGGCGCGCTGGGCGTGGCGGGCCTAGGTGTCGGCGGGGTCTTTGGCCTGCTGTCCATGTCGAAGAAGAGCGAAGGCGACGACCACTGCAAGCCAGACAACCGCTCGTGCGACGCGCAAGGCGTGGCCGCAAGGGCGGATGCTCTTTCTGCAGGGAATCTCTCCACGGTCTTCGTGGCCGTTGGCGCACCGATCGCGGTTGCTGGAGCCGTCCTCTTCTTCACGGCGCCCAACGCCAAGCGCGCCAACGTGGGCTTCGCGCCGGTGGCGCTCCCCGGCGGCGCCGGCCTGACGGTGCGAGGCGTGCTCCAATGAGCCTTCGCGCAACGCTGCTCGCCTCCACGTGCGCCCTCGTCACCTTCGCCGGATGCAACTCGCTGCTCGGCAACGAGGAGGGCTTCTTGGTCTCGGCGGCGGCCGACGGCTCCGCCGACGTCGTGACCGTCGACGCGTCAACGGGGGACGTCACGCCGGTCTCCGACGGCGGCGGCGGCGCGCTCATCGACTCGGCGCTCACTTGCCCACCGGGCCAGAAGCTCTGCGCGAGCTTCCAGGCCTGCGTTAACCCCGTCGACCCGAACTTCGGGTGTGGCTCAACGACGTGCGAAGCGTGCTCCGGTGACAACGCCACCGCGGTCGCCTGTGCCGGGAACGACGCCGGCGCGATCGTGTGCAAGCCAACCTGCAAGGTGGGCTTTGCCGACTGCGATGGCAAACCGGAAAACGGCTGCGAGACGGGCCTCTCGGATCCGAACAACTGCGGCGGATGCAACGTCAAGTGCGCGCCCGGCTTGCCCTTGTGTGAACTCACGGGAACCGTGGGGAACTGCGTCGGCGGATGCACCCCGCCGCTCCTCAACTGCGGAACTGGGAGCTGCATCGACAAGACCACCGACCCAAGGCACTGCGGGGGCTGCAGCGGCGGCGACGGTGGCGGCCAGACTTGCCCCTCCCCACCCAACGGCTCGGCGACGTGCAGCGGCGGCATTTGCGGCGTCGAGTGCGACAAGCTCACGCACAAGTGCGGCAACGCCTGCGTGCCCGACAGCGACGCCACGCATTGCGGCGTCGGCTGCGTCGACTGCACCACGCTCCGAGGCCCCGACAACGCCACTGGCGTCAGTTGCCAGGCCGGCGAGTGCCGGTGGTCGAGCTGCCAGGGCAGCTTCGCGGATTGCGATGACGACCTCCACCTTGGGACCAAGGGCACCGGCTGTGAAGCCGATCTTCTTTTCAGCGAGCTCAACTGCGGCATGTGCAAGCGCGCCTGCGGTGGGGGGCCGGTCATTGGCTTCTTGCCCTATGGGCCTGGTCCCATCACGCAGGAAGAGTGCTGCAACGGCATCTGCCAACCCATCGGGACGGTCTCCTGCGGGAAGTGACGGCGCGCGCTAGCGCTCCGGCACGGGGCGAGCCCCGCTCTCGACTTCCGCTCTGAGCGCCGCGACGCGCAGCACGACCTCCCGCGGGATGAGCGCGCCGTGGGGCCCCTCGTGAACGTAGTCGACGCCGTGTTCCCGGAGGCCGAAGGTCGACATGCCGCCCTTGAAGCGGCCCTCACCGACGGCGCGAATCGTCTCGAAGAGCGCCACGTCGACTTGCTTCACCATGCTCGTCAGCACCGTGCCGGGCATCTCGTCGTGCTGATCCGAGTCGACGCCTATCGCGAAGACGCGGCCGTCGCGCGCCGCTTCGAAGACGCCGTGCCCGGTGGCGCCAGCGGCGTGGAAGATGACGTCAGCGGACGCGCCGATCTGCGCGACCGTGAGGCTCTTTCCCTTTGACGGGTCCTTAAAGGCCTCCGGCGTCGAGCCAGCGTAGGCCACGTGCACAACGCAGGAAGGGCAGCTGGCGGCGACGCCGGCGGCGTAGCCGACCTCGAATTTCTTGATGAGCGGGATGGTCATGCCGCCCACGAAGCCCACGTGTTTCGTCTTTGAG from Myxococcales bacterium includes:
- a CDS encoding ankyrin repeat domain-containing protein → MSAAATKELFQAVSDYPFYGWKDDAAKAERCLARMKEALTAGANWKALLGPGQRDAAFSAATSGDERPLALLFEAGVPWDHKLANEGTLLHRAASFGRVAIVKLLVAKGIPVDAKTQSGRTPLDEARAWKHGKDAVPLLTRLTKAAAKQSKGKPLLAAAGDLDKKAFLLARKRLLAARAFSPSVDRALARAASAFFAATSSGTTEALLLELAGQEQDDVLAAGLRVAAAATTRRPVKMSHAAGDAYLVHVGDLVVDGSCDARVLVVTGDLTVKGRLTNFEGRVICVGGNVKAKAIFTEGPFVVRGDVKATACFVASYNDYAATIGGKLETKIALVDDHVTTVGKWAATTRYRSRRAVTPADLAKLNAARR
- a CDS encoding BMP family ABC transporter substrate-binding protein codes for the protein MPPRAALVRVAAITAGLLLAAAAVSFVPPRRATPRSEGKLRVGLVLDIGGRGDKSFNDAAYRGVERAMAELGATVVTIEPASSEDREAGLRLFAAQGMDLVVGVGFIFSHDLDVVARAYPKVRFACIDYAPSAAPPANVSGLAFREEQGSFLVGAVAGLVSKTKHVGFVGGMTIPLIKKFEVGYAAGVAASCPSCVVHVAYAGSTPEAFKDPSKGKSLTVAQIGASADVIFHAAGATGHGVFEAARDGRVFAIGVDSDQHDEMPGTVLTSMVKQVDVALFETIRAVGEGRFKGGMSTFGLREHGVDYVHEGPHGALIPREVVLRVAALRAEVESGARPVPER
- a CDS encoding acetolactate synthase, encoding MALVHGGRLVAKALRRHGTTHLFTLCGGHIQAIYDGCLDEEIRVVDVRHEQTAGHAADGMARVTGRPGVCAVTAGPGVTDVVTAVANAQRAGIPMIVIGGAGPKALCDMGSLQDMDHVALMRSITKWSVQVPETRRIVEYIDAAFRVAQSNVPGPVFLEMPLDLLMNYHDDADAPATAPFATPPRPGPDEGAIESAAALLAKAERPAVLVGSQLKWSANKDVLRKVADAWDAAFFLNGMARGALPAAHAHLFSRSRRFALSQADVVLVMGTPFDFRVDYGRSPTWAEGAKLIQVDLDGAELGRNRRVDVAVEADTGLALEALFARVPQLQAPAWIAAVRADEDKRRAKMAVEMASEASPPNPLRVCAELGKRLGPNDIVVGDGGDFVATAAYVLKLEWPQLWMDPGPLGTLGVGPGYAMAAKLARPAARVVMVYGDGSFGLHAMEFEAMCRQDIPVVAIIGNDAGWTQIRRGQVELYGDARAPATALDYTRYEKVVEACGGVGFWVERVEELGPALDAAFAAKKPACVNVKIASSDFRKGAISV
- a CDS encoding serine/threonine protein kinase; its protein translation is MKSPDAPQAGEVLAGKYRVERFIAEGGMGVVLEATHLQLEERVAIKLLRGATQSSPNGGEAVTRFLREARAAIKIRSEHVVRVYDVGSLDSGAPYIVMEFLEGQDLEQLLEARGPLPFLEAVDHVLQACDALAEAHTLGIVHRDLKPANLFLTHSASGVPVVKVLDFGISKLSGGPAESMSMTSTQAVMGSPLYMSPEQMRATKDADARSDIWAVGVILYELLCGRPPFIGETMTQVCASIIQDTPPSIGSVRHDVPPELEAVIFRCLEKKPGDRVANVAELAALLVPFSSPSGQESARRIARSASFAAGRASTTSERDVVAAAMAGASNAPAPPGASATGSGKGARSASPVSATVSSWGNEQPKAKRSPTALLVGGGAAALLLVGGAFVLLRGAPRGAVAQDSVAARAAPPASTQPAPPATVAPTPAAAPSVAEPSSTAQAAATATAPAPLAASAGKPMSSPESARPIRPKRPASGAAPAAPQTPQKASWDDRK